One Pyrofollis japonicus DNA window includes the following coding sequences:
- a CDS encoding molybdopterin-dependent oxidoreductase → MSMQVSRREFLKIAGITAAAVSIPVGKNLAARNEKILALQSKKLGPVNVTYVPSICRMCTAQCSILVRVRNGRPERILGNPAAAPLNAGRICARGNAGLMKALSPDRIKKPLIRIAGSKRGEWKFQETGWEQAISIVTKKLRELKERGELAKKTIVIIGQIGCATYHPHIASFVKTLGIPNVISMPLTTCVMPKTIAWGMMGLAGKHSEIVPDYSRTRYFLSFGRNLGGSIAVGQTAKAGMNRRNYKLVVLEPRLSEWAAKADEWIPIKPGTDLAFLLAMINVIINEGLYDKEYLSKYTNAPMIITADGFSPVKTRKVKRSIAGKEVELIDFLVYDEATQSFTWVSEARMPALTLPDNARTFEGKRVRTVFEVLRNHVSQYTPEWASKITDVPVDTIRRIAREFATTKPATVETGWNTNRWWNSFQLYRAAGVLAALTGNLLRPGGVVLSAAGIKSVLNRAGPPVASPKSVLYPGEASLEITLSDGSKIKGPLLVFNAYRWPFEELQKEEGWVIIVIGANPARTFIADIFEKWASLSTVDLIVDIGITPDDTVAYSDVFIPECAYTERSYTITGAPFTTAKIVRAAFAAHKPPSDAECKNMLEILADIIAGVDESLLEKFAEMLAEEIGPSNCAEDFKKVIEEYMKTKGYDDLTSNIVKAQAKCMGIDYNRLRKDGAIVAAPEEWGLEMNKKILENGWLNSPTGKIEILPLKLLGLIKKKGLPIKPEWHPLPTWVPPRWMIVRKNLGSDEFVAITGKVPTMSYTSTEDNPLLALKLTTRDMNSVWVNTERARQLGIKDGDTIEVCSESGNCFRARAFVTDAIRPDTVFIPANYGNTKAPARFRDSHVPPLNKLNVFVVDPIAGSRIMADFIVRIRKA, encoded by the coding sequence ATGAGTATGCAGGTTAGTCGTAGAGAATTCCTCAAGATTGCAGGCATAACTGCTGCAGCAGTATCAATACCTGTTGGAAAGAATCTAGCGGCCAGGAACGAGAAAATACTAGCGCTTCAGTCAAAGAAGCTTGGCCCCGTCAATGTAACCTACGTGCCGAGCATATGTAGAATGTGCACAGCCCAGTGTAGCATACTGGTACGGGTAAGAAATGGTCGCCCCGAGAGAATACTCGGCAACCCAGCAGCGGCTCCACTCAACGCTGGAAGAATATGTGCACGCGGAAACGCAGGCCTCATGAAGGCTCTCAGCCCTGACCGTATAAAGAAGCCACTGATACGTATCGCTGGCAGCAAGCGTGGCGAATGGAAGTTCCAGGAGACGGGCTGGGAGCAAGCGATAAGCATTGTTACAAAGAAGCTGCGCGAACTAAAGGAAAGGGGAGAACTAGCAAAGAAGACAATAGTGATAATAGGTCAGATAGGCTGTGCAACATATCATCCACACATAGCTAGCTTCGTTAAGACACTTGGCATACCGAACGTCATAAGTATGCCGCTAACCACGTGCGTTATGCCAAAGACAATCGCATGGGGAATGATGGGGCTAGCCGGAAAACACTCCGAAATAGTGCCAGACTATTCGCGCACAAGGTACTTCCTAAGCTTTGGCAGAAACCTTGGCGGTTCAATAGCCGTCGGTCAAACAGCCAAAGCGGGAATGAATAGGAGGAACTACAAGCTAGTAGTCCTCGAGCCTAGGCTAAGCGAGTGGGCAGCTAAAGCAGATGAATGGATACCAATCAAGCCTGGCACGGATCTAGCATTCCTCCTAGCAATGATAAACGTAATAATAAACGAAGGACTTTACGATAAAGAATATCTCTCAAAGTACACGAATGCCCCTATGATAATTACCGCTGACGGTTTCTCGCCCGTAAAGACTAGGAAAGTAAAGAGGAGCATAGCGGGTAAGGAGGTTGAGCTAATAGACTTTCTAGTATACGATGAAGCAACACAGAGCTTCACATGGGTAAGCGAAGCAAGAATGCCAGCTCTAACCTTGCCTGATAACGCGCGGACATTTGAAGGAAAGAGAGTCAGAACAGTCTTTGAGGTGCTAAGAAATCACGTCTCACAATACACGCCGGAGTGGGCGTCAAAAATAACAGATGTGCCAGTAGACACCATTAGGCGTATAGCAAGAGAATTCGCTACAACAAAGCCGGCCACAGTAGAGACGGGCTGGAACACGAATAGATGGTGGAACAGCTTCCAGCTCTACCGAGCAGCTGGAGTCCTAGCCGCGCTTACCGGTAATCTCCTAAGGCCTGGAGGAGTAGTGCTTTCCGCTGCCGGTATTAAGAGCGTATTAAATCGAGCTGGTCCTCCGGTTGCTTCGCCGAAGTCAGTGCTTTATCCAGGCGAGGCAAGCCTTGAGATAACGCTGAGTGATGGTTCGAAGATCAAGGGACCGCTCCTAGTGTTTAATGCGTATCGGTGGCCCTTCGAGGAGTTGCAAAAAGAGGAGGGATGGGTGATAATAGTAATAGGAGCCAATCCGGCAAGAACGTTCATCGCAGATATCTTTGAGAAATGGGCCTCTTTGTCAACAGTAGATCTCATTGTAGACATAGGAATTACGCCAGACGACACTGTTGCCTACAGCGACGTCTTCATCCCAGAGTGTGCATACACGGAGAGAAGCTACACAATTACTGGCGCCCCATTCACAACCGCTAAGATAGTGAGAGCTGCCTTCGCAGCCCACAAACCTCCAAGCGATGCTGAGTGCAAGAACATGCTCGAAATACTTGCAGACATCATAGCTGGCGTTGACGAGTCGTTGCTCGAGAAGTTTGCAGAAATGCTTGCCGAAGAAATAGGGCCGAGCAACTGTGCCGAGGACTTCAAGAAAGTTATAGAAGAATACATGAAGACAAAAGGATATGATGACCTCACATCGAACATTGTCAAGGCGCAGGCAAAGTGCATGGGCATAGACTATAACAGACTGCGAAAAGACGGCGCAATAGTTGCCGCCCCAGAGGAATGGGGCCTAGAAATGAACAAGAAGATACTAGAAAATGGTTGGCTCAACTCCCCAACCGGGAAGATCGAGATACTTCCACTAAAACTACTAGGCCTCATCAAGAAGAAAGGCTTACCAATCAAGCCAGAATGGCACCCGCTCCCAACATGGGTGCCGCCGCGCTGGATGATAGTGAGAAAGAACCTCGGTTCAGACGAATTCGTGGCCATAACGGGCAAGGTTCCAACGATGTCATATACATCCACAGAGGACAATCCATTACTAGCACTCAAGCTGACAACAAGGGACATGAACTCTGTTTGGGTAAACACTGAGAGAGCTAGGCAGCTTGGAATAAAGGACGGCGATACCATAGAGGTTTGCAGCGAGAGTGGTAACTGCTTCAGGGCACGGGCATTTGTGACTGATGCGATACGACCAGACACAGTCTTCATACCAGCAAACTATGGTAACACCAAGGCACCCGCAAGGTTCAGAGACTCTCACGTGCCCCCGCTAAACAAACTCAACGTCTTTGTGGTTGACCCTATTGCTGGATCAAGGATAATGGCTGACTTCATTGTAAGAATAAGGAAAGCCTAA
- a CDS encoding 4Fe-4S dicluster domain-containing protein has product MARYAMVIDLSKCVGCNACAAACMAENLLSPSYYEEPPLLRALDEAAEKHDPVEAKKPIERVWMRTTVHRLYMGKYPNVSLLFVHNLCRHCENAPCVAVCPTGASYQREDGIVAVDPEKCILCGYCIAACPYAARFVNHYTRTVDKCTFCYHRLAEGRLPACVETCPTGARIFGDLDDPNSEVAQIVNEGRAVPGTPEGPLANTRPRLFFVLQQPRK; this is encoded by the coding sequence ATGGCAAGGTATGCAATGGTAATAGATCTGAGTAAGTGCGTTGGATGCAATGCATGCGCGGCAGCATGTATGGCCGAGAACCTCCTATCACCGAGTTATTATGAGGAGCCGCCGCTGCTAAGAGCACTTGACGAGGCGGCTGAGAAACACGACCCGGTGGAGGCAAAGAAGCCTATTGAGAGAGTGTGGATGAGGACAACAGTCCACAGACTTTACATGGGCAAGTACCCGAATGTATCACTGTTATTCGTCCACAATCTTTGCCGCCACTGCGAAAACGCGCCATGCGTAGCGGTGTGCCCGACTGGAGCGAGCTACCAGAGAGAGGATGGCATAGTAGCTGTTGACCCGGAGAAATGTATACTCTGCGGCTACTGTATAGCTGCATGCCCATATGCAGCAAGATTCGTAAATCACTATACGAGAACAGTTGATAAGTGCACCTTCTGCTATCATAGGCTCGCTGAAGGAAGACTGCCAGCATGCGTTGAGACATGTCCAACGGGGGCAAGGATTTTCGGCGATCTTGATGACCCGAATAGTGAGGTGGCACAGATAGTTAACGAGGGCCGAGCAGTACCAGGTACACCAGAAGGTCCATTGGCGAACACTAGGCCAAGGCTCTTCTTCGTATTGCAGCAGCCAAGGAAATGA